One window of the Lachancea thermotolerans CBS 6340 chromosome A complete sequence genome contains the following:
- the MOT2 gene encoding CCR4-NOT core ubiquitin-protein ligase subunit MOT2 (similar to uniprot|P34909 Saccharomyces cerevisiae YER068W MOT2 Component of the CCR4-NOT transcription regulatory complex which represses transcription at least in part by inhibiting functional TBP-DNA interactions and also aids in transcription elongation interacts with C-terminal region of Not1p), translating to MNKTTTAANMHAIQNALANYDTSFLSDDEEDYCPLCIETLDITDKNFKPCPCGYQICQFCYNNIRQNPELNGRCPACRRKYDDESVEYIVLTPEEMKLEQAKQVRKEKERKLRDKERKENEFANRKHLAGMRVIQKNLVYVVGLNPPVPYEDVAALLKSDRYFGQYGKINKIVVNKKTAHNDHHSGPASGSHGHHTGYGIYVTFAKKDDAARCIAAVDGTYLDGRIVKAAYGTTKYCSSYLRGQSCPNPNCMFLHEPGEEADSFNRRELTNKQHDHSAFKQLGGSSSSLPSNKAAASAIVPPSASPAPSPLPIKTHLNSSHNQEEISSSSSTSAAHTPVLTPALVPSGSNPWGVNSAAAPSFSSAAAKTTTSSAFPTLGEATLAQSMAALSTKDSGAGTAHSSTKSNKKNLEKKYIDPYDPLSSAVRFIDDTIKFLSEYRNCHFKLRSNVIDEETYKSYPSLFSFENVPVSKTSDNTLSRKLVDMLAIKPVDHSASVLPYLQATPQADPLVLHQLQQQQQQQQLLLAKQQQQLQQQVQTHQQTQQPTPPGMTPQLLHAQLQQQRAVNTPPPPGIFSPSNPPTSANQVPVTGSNSSDLLNQLINGKRISTSS from the coding sequence ATGAATAAGACAACCACCGCGGCGAACATGCACGCCATCCAAAACGCGCTCGCCAACTACGATACCTCCTTTCTTtcggacgacgaagaagactaTTGCCCACTGTGTATCGAAACACTCGATATCACCGATAAAAACTTCAAACCGTGCCCCTGCGGCTACCAAATATGTCAGTTCTGCTACAACAATATCCGCCAGAACCCAGAGCTGAATGGGCGCTGCCCCGCGTGTCGCCGCAAATACGACGACGAGAGCGTCGAGTACATCGTGCTCACGCCCGAGGAGATGAAGCTCGAGCAAGCCAAACAGGtaaggaaagaaaaggagcGCAAGCTGCGCGACAAGGAGCGCAAGGAGAACGAGTTCGCGAACCGCAAGCATCTGGCAGGCATGCGTGTTATCCAGAAGAACCTAGTATATGTAGTGGGTCTGAATCCACCTGTCCCCTACGAAGACGTTGCGGCGCTGCTGAAGTCCGACAGGTACTTCGGTCAGTATGGAaaaatcaacaagattGTGGTTAACAAGAAGACTGCGCACAACGACCACCACAGCGGCCCTGCCTCTGGGAGCCACGGCCACCACACAGGGTACGGCATCTACGTCACCTTCGCCAAAAAGGACGACGCCGCCCGGTGCATCGCAGCAGTAGACGGCACGTACCTAGACGGGCGAATTGTGAAAGCTGCGTACGGTACCACCAAGTACTGTTCGTCGTACCTCAGGGGCCAGAGCTGCCCCAACCCCAATTGCATGTTCTTGCACGAGCCGGGAGAGGAGGCCGACTCCTTCAACAGGCGTGAGCTCACCAACAAGCAGCACGATCACTCAGCTTTCAAACAACTGGGCGGCAGCAGTTCCAGCCTGCCGTCCAACAAGGCTGCCGCCAGTGCTATTGTACCTCCATCAGCGTCTCCTGCTCCCTCGCCTCTGCCAATCAAGACGCATTTGAACAGCAGTCACAACCAGGAAGAGATctcgtcgtcatcatcaACCTCGGCCGCGCACACGCCTGTGTTGACGCCGGCTCTCGTGCCAAGCGGGTCCAATCCGTGGGGTGTCAACTCAGCGGCAGCTCCGTCCTTCTCTTCCGCTGCCGCCAAAACAACTACCTCATCCGCGTTCCCTACTCTCGGCGAAGCCACTCTTGCTCAGTCGATGGCCGCATTGTCAACCAAAGACTCGGGTGCTGGTACCGCCCACAGCAGCACAAAGAGCAACAAAAAGAACCTTGAGAAGAAATACATTGATCCCTACGATCCCTTGTCGAGCGCTGTCAGGTTCATTGATGATActatcaagtttttgtcgGAGTACAGAAATTGTCACTTCAAACTGAGATCCAATGTCATCGACGAGGAAACCTACAAATCGTATCCAtctcttttctcttttgaaaacgTTCCGGTATCCAAGACCTCTGACAACACTCTGAGCAGAAAGCTGGTTGACATGCTTGCTATCAAGCCTGTCGACCATTCTGCCTCAGTGCTGCCCTACTTGCAAGCCACACCACAGGCCGACCCACTTGTCCTACACCAGctacaacaacagcaacaacagcagcaacttTTGCTTGCTaaacaacagcagcagttgCAGCAACAGGTTCAGACTCACCAACAAACACAGCAGCCCACCCCACCTGGCATGACCCCACAGCTCCTCCATGCccagcttcaacaacagaGAGCAGTTAACACTCCACCACCCCCTGGCATATTCTCCCCTTCCAACCCTCCCACTAGCGCGAACCAAGTCCCAGTGACTGGCAGCAATTCATCAGATCTGCTAAACCAACTAATTAACGGGAAGAGAATCTCCACCAGCAGTTAA
- the SNP1 gene encoding U1 snRNP complex subunit SNP1 (weakly similar to uniprot|Q00916 Saccharomyces cerevisiae YIL061C SNP1 U1snRNP 70K protein homolog) translates to MIKFPQNVSKLFRPGPPLQYKKPVDYPVEERKTANKIQSLSGYLGALDTYRSEHPEGSENGHLDAYNAAENARQVEAKALNAKLAIWNPDEDPNIADSDPYRTIFVGRLPFAVTEVELQKEFVRFGEIEKVRVVRDKTSNKSRGYGFIMFKDEISARSACREIGVHRGVQIGGRPVIVDIERGRTVKYFTPRRLGGGLGGRGYMKRDKLAKLASAVAKDEPKTTPRGPPPSSFPSGPRSRFNAYSGAPARAAPPPERAPAYRSRQNRTSRFQGFRPDY, encoded by the coding sequence ATGATAAAGTTCCCGCAAAACGTCTCCAAGCTGTTTCGCCCGGGGCCGCCATTGCAGTATAAAAAGCCTGTGGACTACCCAGTTGAAGAGAGAAAGACGGCGAACAAAATCCAAAGCTTATCTGGATATCTCGGCGCACTTGATACATATCGCTCAGAGCATCCAGAGGGTTCCGAGAACGGTCACTTAGACGCTTACAATGCTGCAGAGAATGCGCGGCAAGTGGAGGCAAAAGCACTTAACGCTAAACTTGCAATTTGGAACCCAGACGAAGATCCGAATATCGCTGATAGTGACCCTTACAGGACAATTTTTGTAGGGAGACTGCCGTTTGCTGTCACAGAGGTcgagcttcaaaaggagTTCGTTCGGTTCGGAGAGATTGAAAAAGTGAGAGTTGTCAGAGACAAGACCTCCAACAAGAGCCGCGGCTACGGCTTTATCATGTTTAAAGACGAGATTTCGGCAAGGTCAGCCTGCCGCGAGATTGGTGTACACCGCGGAGTCCAGATTGGAGGCCGGCCAGTAATCGTCGATATAGAGCGTGGCAGGACTGTCAAATACTTCACGCCGCGGAGGCTGGGGGGCGGCCTCGGCGGTCGCGGATACATGAAGAGAGATAAACTAGCCAAACTGGCAAGCGCTGTTGCGAAAGACGAGCCTAAGACAACGCCACGGGGCCCTCCACCATCAAGTTTCCCGTCTGGTCCAAGAAGCCGGTTCAATGCTTACAGCGGCGCCCCTGCAAGAGCAGCACCTCCTCCAGAAAGGGCACCCGCCTATCGTTCCAGGCAAAACCGTACAAGCAGATTCCAAGGATTTAGACCCGACTACTAG
- the ARG56 gene encoding bifunctional acetylglutamate kinase/N-acetyl-gamma-glutamyl-phosphate reductase (highly similar to uniprot|Q01217 Saccharomyces cerevisiae YER069W ARG5 6 Bifunctional enzyme with acetylglutamate kinase and N-acetyl-gamma-glutamyl-phosphate reductase activities catalyzes the second and third steps in the biosynthesis of the arginine precursor ornithine forms a complex with Arg2p), protein MSARLLVSTKSLKSGRLQGLASLLSKVNCAHSVPYAQKRVGYSKRHVASVSGVGTTGTRSTVVQLLNNIGSKREVEQYLKYFTSVSQQQFAVIKVGGAIISDNLQELASCLAFLYHVGLYPIILHGTGPQVNGRLEAQGVEPDYIDGIRITDERTMSVVRQCFLEQNLKLVTALEQLGVRARPITSGVFTAEYLDKDKYKLVGDITGVCKDPIEASIKAGALPILTSLAETPSGQTLNVNADIAAGELARIFEPLKIVYLNEKGGIVNGETQEKVSVINLDEEYDELMKQSWVKYGTKLKIKEIKELLDYLPRSSSVAIINVQDLQKELFTDSGAGTMIRRGYKLVKRSSLSEFPTPDALREALQRDPDIASGAQSSATYLRDLQSSEFTTYSDEPLEVLAIVKKDTLVPKLDKFLCSKVGWLNNVTDNVFSSLKRDFPALQWVVREDDENIGWHFSKCDGSYLKNGKVLFWYGVKDLNTASQLIKDFVGTASAAPTGSTSGVFASGQATRAFSTARSYSTRSEPKTEGTNTKKGRVALIGARGYTGQNLISLLDNHPYLELAHVSSRELNGTKLKGYNKAEITYENLQLEDLKRLESKGNVDMWVMALPNGVCKPFVEAIESVKGKSKIIDLGADYRFVPETEWAYGLPELNNREKIAAAKKIANPGCYATGAQVAIAPLTEFITGLPTVFGVSGYSGAGTKPSPKNDPAFLNNNLIPYALTNHIHEREISTRLGLEVAFVPHVAQWFQGISHTISIPIKKGSLTSQDIRSMYEKFYENERLVNVAKDIPLMKSISGTHGVLVGGFKVNDAQDRVVVCAAIDNLLKGAATQCLQNINLALGYGEYDGIPQDKIAQD, encoded by the coding sequence ATGTCAGCTAGATTACTAGTATCTACTAAAAGCCTTAAAAGCGGAAGATTGCAGGGCCTTGCGTCCTTGTTGAGCAAAGTCAACTGCGCTCACAGCGTTCCCTACGCTCAGAAGAGAGTCGGTTACTCCAAGAGACACGTTGCAAGCGTTAGCGGTGTTGGAACGACTGGGACCAGATCTACCGTAGTTCAACTGCTGAACAACATCGGGTCCAAAAGAGAGGTCGAACAGTATCTCAAATATTTTACGTCTGTCTCGCAGCAGCAATTTGCGGTGATCAAGGTCGGAGGTGCTATTATCAGCGAcaaccttcaagaactaGCCTCGTGCTTGGCGTTTCTTTACCACGTCGGCTTGTACCCCATCATTCTGCATGGGACAGGACCTCAAGTTAACGGTCGCTTGGAGGCCCAGGGCGTCGAGCCAGACTACATTGATGGTATTAGAATCACCGACGAGAGGACCATGTCTGTTGTCAGACAGTGCTTCCTGGaacaaaacttgaagcttgtcaCTGCCCTAGAGCAATTGGGCGTCCGCGCTAGACCAATCACCTCTGGCGTGTTCACTGCCGAATATCTTGACAAAGACAAGTACAAGCTTGTTGGCGACATCACTGGCGTTTGCAAGGACCCAATCGAGGCCTCAATCAAAGCAGGAGCCCTACCGATTCTGACTTCGCTGGCCGAAACCCCTTCCGGCCAGACACTCAACGTCAATGCCGACATTGCCGCTGGCGAACTGGCGCGTATTTTCGAGCCCTTGAAGATTGTGTACCTGAATGAAAAGGGCGGTATCGTCAACGGCGAGACACAGGAAAAGGTTTCTGTGATTAACCTGGACGAGGAGTACGATGAGCTGATGAAGCAAAGCTGGGTGAAGTACGGCACCAAgttgaagatcaaggaaatcaaagaaCTGCTGGATTACTTACCACGCTCGTCTTCTGTGGCTATCATTAACGTCCAGGACTTACAGAAGGAACTTTTCACCGATTCTGGTGCTGGTACCATGATTAGAAGAGGCTACAAGCTAGTCAAGAGATCATCGCTCTCAGAGTTCCCAACTCCTGACGCTTTGAGAGAAGCGCTGCAAAGAGACCCAGATATTGCTTCGGGTGCTCAGTCCTCTGCCACGTACTTGCGCGACCTGCAGTCTTCTGAATTCACCACGTACTCCGATGAGCCATTAGAGGTTTTGGCGATAGTCAAGAAAGACACTTTGGTTCCAAAGTTAGATAAGTTCTTATGCTCAAAGGTCGGGTGGTTGAACAATGTCACCGACAACGTTTTCAGCTCTCTAAAGAGAGACTTCCCTGCTTTACAATGGGTTGTTAGAGAGGACGACGAAAACATAGGCTGGCACTTCAGTAAGTGCGACGGCTCCTATTTAAAAAACGGCAAAGTCCTCTTTTGGTATGGGGTGAAGGATCTTAACACCGCCTCCCAATTGATTAAAGACTTTGTTGGCACTGCTTCCGCAGCACCTACTGGCAGCACCTCTGGTGTTTTCGCATCTGGGCAAGCAACTAGAGCTTTCTCCACTGCCAGATCGTATTCCACAAGAAGTGAGCCTAAAACTGAAGGCACAAACACTAAAAAGGGCCGCGTTGCCCTTATTGGTGCGAGAGGTTACACTGGCCAGAACCTTATTTCCTTGCTCGACAACCATCCTTACCTGGAACTTGCACATGTCTCGTCTCGTGAGCTAAACGGAACTAAACTGAAAGGTTACAACAAGGCTGAAATTACTTACGAGAACCTGCAGTTagaagacttgaagagacTTGAGTCCAAAGGCAATGTTGACATGTGGGTCATGGCTCTCCCTAACGGTGTTTGCAAGCCATTTGTTGAGGCAATCGAAAGTGTCAAAGGGAAGTCAAAGATTATCGATCTCGGTGCCGATTACCGGTTTGTCCCTGAGACTGAGTGGGCTTATGGTTTACCcgagctcaacaacagagAAAAGATAGCTGCTGCAAAGAAGATTGCCAACCCTGGCTGCTATGCCACAGGCGCTCAAGTCGCTATCGCCCCTCTGACTGAATTTATAACTGGCCTGCCCACCGTTTTCGGCGTTTCTGGTTACTCTGGTGCTGGTACCAAGCCTTCTCCAAAGAACGACCCCGCTTTCCTGAACAACAACCTGATCCCTTACGCTCTCACAAATCATATTCACGAGCGCGAGATTTCTACTCGTCTCGGTCTAGAGGTCGCTTTCGTCCCTCATGTGGCACAATGGTTCCAGGGTATCTCCCATACAATTTCAATCCCCATAAAGAAAGGCTCTCTGACTTCTCAAGATATTCGCTCCATGTACGAGAAGTTCTATGAAAACGAACGCCTGGTCAACGTTGCCAAAGACATTCCTTTGATGAAGTCCATCTCCGGAACTCACGGCGTTCTCGTAGGTGGGTTCAAGGTCAACGATGCCCAAGACCGTGTTGTTGTTTGCGCTGCTATCGACAACTTGTTGAAGGGCGCTGCGACCCAATGTCTGCAGAACATCAACTTGGCGCTAGGCTACGGCGAGTATGATGGTATCCCACAGGACAAGATTGCCCAAGACTGA
- the ARC15 gene encoding Arc15p (highly similar to uniprot|P40518 Saccharomyces cerevisiae YIL062C ARC15 Subunit of the ARP2/3 complex which is required for the motility and integrity of cortical actin patches), which translates to MEDWRRIDIDAFDPDSGRLTAEDLKPPYASSVSLQELEPKISQLRSAATSGDFLNALQILTTDPPYSADETTKNQYFHAVLGVLTQVRQADITNLVKQLSPKQTDVLVKYLYKGMSVPEGQKQGGMLLSWFEKVTQLSGVGPVVRYLSDRNTV; encoded by the coding sequence ATGGAAGACTGGAGAAGAATTGATATCGACGCGTTCGACCCAGACAGTGGCAGACTGACTGCtgaagacttgaagcctCCATATGCCAGCTCTGTGAGCTTGCAAGAGCTAGAACCCAAAATTTCACAACTCCGTTCAGCGGCGACCAGCGGCGACTTTCTAAACGCCCTGCAAATCTTAACAACTGATCCTCCATACAGCGCGGATGAGACGACGAAAAACCAGTATTTCCATGCTGTGCTCGGCGTGTTAACTCAAGTTCGTCAGGCTGATATCACCAACCTGGTGAAGCAGCTTTCGCCTAAGCAAACTGACGTACTAGTAAAGTATTTGTACAAAGGTATGAGCGTCCCAGAGGGCCAGAAGCAAGGTGGTATGCTTCTCTCGTGGTTTGAAAAGGTCACGCAGTTGTCGGGCGTCGGCCCCGTTGTGCGCTACTTGTCGGATAGAAACACCGTTTGA
- the YRB2 gene encoding Yrb2p (some similarities with uniprot|P40517 Saccharomyces cerevisiae YIL063C YRB2 Ran-GTPase-binding protein involved in nuclear export nuclear protein interacts with Gsp1p and Crm1p), with product MSEASDSSNLNQKELIKDTEANTSEPIGIKRSRSQEANNAEEPAKRLKSEESEESKENLNEHTAQEKKDDGKRSEPATSEKGPANESGSNNKEAKSDEGHKQSSSDDDKKPGPAKECEADKDKKDVQKTTKEGEDNATEESQKASPKPSAKPKFAFGASSGFSAGFGLAKTPTPKSNTPESIISPKEGSSESKAPTKPTAFGSGFAFGAGFYALNKDKKSGSKVFASEEEKAKSASPVPGNPNTDDTKENTSSTDSEGVVKLQKQDVKSGEESEESIFQVNAKLYQLTSLKEGWKERGVGALHVNKNPHNGKARIVMRSRGILKVILNVLLVKGVVIHKGFPASLQGEKFIRIVTVDHDKAPLQYAVRMGKAEAADELYETIKKLIP from the coding sequence ATGAGTGAGGCTAGCGACAGCTCGAACCTTAATCAGAAGGAACTGATCAAAGACACGGAGGCGAATACTTCTGAGCCCATAGGTATCAAACGCTCTCGgagccaagaagcaaacAATGCCGAAGAGCCGGCTAAGCGGCTCAAGAGCGAGGAAAGCGAGGAAAGCAAGGAGAATTTAAATGAACACACGGcacaagagaagaaagacgaTGGGAAGAGGTCAGAACCAGCTACCAGCGAGAAGGGCCCTGCTAACGAGTCAGGAagcaacaacaaagaagcaaaatCAGATGAAGGTCACAAGCAATCCAGCAGTGACGACGACAAGAAGCCAGGGCCCGCTAAAGAATGCGAGGCAGACAAGGACAAAAAGGACGTGCAGAAGACTACaaaagaaggtgaagaTAATGCTACCGAGGAGTCCCAGAAAGCTTCCCCCAAGCCAAGCGCAAAACCAAAATTTGCATTCGGCGCCTCCTCTGGATTTAGCGCAGGATTTGGGCTGGCAAAAACTCCCACACCCAAATCGAATACTCCTGAGTCCATAATCTCCCCCAAAGAGGGTTCGAGCGAGTCTAAAGCGCCCACTAAACCTACAGCATTTGGTTCAGGGTTTGCATTCGGTGCAGGCTTCTATGCATTAAACAAAGATAAGAAGAGCGGCTCTAAAGTTTTCGcaagtgaagaagagaaagctaAAAGCGCGAGCCCAGTCCCTGGCAACCCAAACACGGATGACACTAAAGAGAACACCAGTAGCACCGACAGCGAGGGAGTCGTAAAGTTACAGAAACAAGACGTAAAATCCGGTGAGGAGTCCGAAGAGTCTATCTTCCAGGTGAACGCCAAACTCTACCAACTAACtagcttgaaagaaggcTGGAAGGAGAGGGGTGTCGGTGCGTTACACGTTAACAAAAACCCACATAACGGCAAAGCCCGTATTGTTATGAGATCCCGAGGCATTCTAAAAGTTATTTTGAATGTGTTGCTCGTCAAAGGTGTTGTTATTCACAAAGGCTTTCCCGCGTCTTTGCAGGGTGAAAAATTCATCAGAATAGTGACTGTCGATCACGACAAGGCCCCGCTTCAATACGCTGTCAGAATGGGGAAAGCTGAAGCGGCCGACGAATTGTACGAaacaataaaaaaactGATTCCTTGA
- the EFM4 gene encoding Efm4p (similar to uniprot|P40516 Saccharomyces cerevisiae YIL064W Putative S-adenosylmethionine-dependent methyltransferase of the seven beta-strand family) — protein sequence MEDTSKLNTSKLGTKEYWDDFYALENSNFKENPGDTGECWFADNDAEEKMIEFLMDNLDQQNIHRDCSMIDLGTGNGHLLFQLHEEGFNGPMMGVDYSEKSVQFAREISESQFPGYENIKFEAADIFDPNWECSAYDVVLDKGTLDAIALSGIKLDGDRSVVDVYPKVVEKLLKKDSVFLITSCNFTQEELIRIVESDSLKVWKTIDYPVFEFGGVKGTTICSIAFVKR from the coding sequence ATGGAGGACACCTCGAAATTGAACACGTCAAAGCTCGGAACTAAAGAGTACTGGGATGATTTTTACGCACTCGAAAACTCtaatttcaaagagaaTCCTGGAGACACGGGCGAGTGTTGGTTTGCCGACAACGATGCAGAGGAAAAGATGATTGAGTTCCTAATGGACAATCTAGACCAGCAGAATATACACAGGGATTGCTCCATGATCGACTTAGGTACCGGGAACGGCCACTTGCTATTCCAGTTGCATGAAGAGGGTTTCAATGGGCCAATGATGGGCGTCGACTATTCCGAAAAATCGGTTCAGTTTGCTAGAGAGATATCGGAGTCACAGTTTCCTGGCTATGAGAACATCAAATTCGAGGCTGCAGACATCTTTGACCCTAACTGGGAATGCTCCGCTTACGACGTCGTTCTTGACAAGGGAACGCTGGACGCGATCGCTCTGAGTGGCATTAAACTGGACGGAGACAGGTCGGTCGTCGATGTCTACCCCAAAGTTGTagagaagctcttgaaaaaagacaGCGTTTTTCTGATAACCTCCTGTAACTTCAcgcaagaagagctgatACGCATTGTGGAGTCCGACAGTTTAAAGGTATGGAAAACCATTGATTATCCAGTTTTCGAGTTCGGGGGCGTTAAAGGCACCACCATATGTAGCATAGCGTTTGTGAAGAGATGA